In Alteracholeplasma palmae J233, a single genomic region encodes these proteins:
- a CDS encoding LacI family DNA-binding transcriptional regulator, translated as MYVNERGIMKTTMKDIAKLAGVSQGTVDRVFNNRSGVNKETKELVLKIAKENNYQFNMYARALVNTNKNYKIGVVINSIGNDFFVNIIKGMKDSIKTYEQNGLSLNIIELKGYDVEEQIKAIEKIEYNKCDALVITPIDDPKIKEQLTELNIPIVTINNDLDVEKLAFVGCDYWNNGELAADTALFLKNIQSILIVTGSNKMSGHRLRVEGFISRINENFNEKSINIIEGQDDDIETYKKVRDLLSTKSIDLIYFAAGGIIGGLRAVKESNKEIKIITVDETPYVVSEIKKNNIIATISQQPYLQGKKAIELAVQHCLFKSIPEDKNIFLTSNIKLSSSNFNLEV; from the coding sequence GTGTACGTAAACGAAAGGGGCATAATGAAAACAACGATGAAAGATATTGCAAAATTAGCAGGTGTCTCTCAAGGAACAGTTGATAGGGTATTTAATAATAGATCGGGTGTAAATAAAGAGACAAAGGAATTAGTTTTAAAAATTGCTAAAGAGAATAATTATCAGTTTAATATGTATGCAAGAGCACTAGTCAATACAAATAAAAATTATAAAATTGGAGTAGTAATTAATTCAATCGGAAATGATTTTTTCGTAAATATTATAAAGGGAATGAAGGATAGTATAAAAACTTACGAACAAAATGGGCTGAGTTTAAATATTATAGAATTAAAAGGTTATGATGTAGAAGAACAAATAAAGGCAATTGAAAAAATAGAGTATAACAAGTGTGATGCACTCGTTATCACACCAATAGATGATCCGAAAATTAAAGAACAGCTAACAGAACTTAATATACCTATAGTAACCATCAATAATGATTTAGATGTAGAAAAATTAGCATTTGTGGGATGTGATTATTGGAATAATGGAGAACTTGCAGCCGACACTGCTTTATTTTTGAAAAATATTCAAAGTATTTTGATTGTAACTGGTTCTAATAAAATGTCTGGGCACAGATTGAGGGTTGAAGGTTTTATAAGTAGAATCAATGAAAATTTTAATGAAAAAAGTATTAATATCATAGAAGGTCAAGATGATGACATTGAAACCTATAAAAAAGTACGTGATTTATTAAGCACAAAGAGTATTGATCTAATCTACTTTGCTGCAGGTGGAATTATTGGTGGATTAAGAGCTGTTAAAGAAAGCAATAAAGAAATAAAAATTATTACAGTTGATGAAACACCATATGTTGTTTCAGAGATAAAAAAGAATAATATTATCGCAACTATTAGCCAACAGCCATACCTTCAAGGAAAGAAGGCTATTGAATTAGCAGTTCAACATTGCTTATTTAAAAGCATTCCTGAAGACAAAAATATTTTTTTAACGAGTAATATTAAATTATCAAGTTCAAACTTTAATTTAGAGGTGTAA
- a CDS encoding ABC transporter permease gives MDSSLKQISEINYDVLEEIEKSKWKRIFKTMYKDWQLYVLLLPLIASVFLFSYLPMEGILRAFQKTSYGPNGTFQEWTGVVSFQSLISGTNAADFWRALKNTFVLSLYGLIFGFPIPIILAILFSEIRSNKYRSIVQVASYLPKFISTVVITTMLIYMVRPNNQYGQAGIIAMFLERMGLIKAATEVNLLSESQYFRSIYHMSGIWSSAGYGSIVYFAAIMGISPTNYEAAKIDGANKLEQIRYVTLPGIMPTLTIMLILKIGDILSVGYEKILLLYNDGTMETADVLSTFVYRLRNEFPSIGIAADFFNAVIGMFLVLGANYISRKVSETSLF, from the coding sequence ATGGACAGCAGTTTAAAGCAAATCTCTGAGATTAATTATGATGTCTTAGAAGAAATAGAAAAAAGTAAGTGGAAGCGTATTTTTAAGACAATGTATAAAGATTGGCAACTATATGTACTTCTTTTACCACTAATAGCATCTGTATTCTTATTTAGTTATTTACCAATGGAAGGAATTTTAAGAGCATTTCAAAAAACTTCTTATGGACCTAATGGAACATTCCAAGAATGGACAGGAGTAGTATCATTTCAATCACTTATTTCAGGTACAAATGCTGCTGACTTCTGGAGAGCTTTAAAAAATACATTTGTATTAAGCTTATATGGATTGATTTTTGGATTCCCAATACCTATTATTCTTGCAATACTATTTAGTGAAATTAGAAGTAATAAATACAGAAGTATTGTTCAGGTAGCTTCATACCTACCTAAGTTCATTTCAACAGTAGTTATTACAACAATGCTAATTTATATGGTACGACCTAATAATCAGTATGGTCAAGCCGGTATCATAGCAATGTTTTTAGAAAGAATGGGTTTAATTAAAGCAGCAACAGAAGTTAATTTGCTATCAGAATCGCAGTATTTTAGATCAATTTATCATATGTCAGGAATTTGGTCTTCTGCAGGCTATGGCTCAATTGTCTATTTCGCTGCTATCATGGGTATTAGTCCAACAAACTACGAAGCTGCAAAAATAGATGGAGCTAATAAGTTGGAGCAAATTCGATATGTGACTCTTCCTGGAATTATGCCAACCCTTACTATCATGCTTATCTTAAAAATTGGAGATATTTTAAGTGTTGGATATGAAAAAATACTACTTCTTTATAATGATGGAACAATGGAAACGGCAGATGTGCTAAGTACCTTTGTTTATAGGTTAAGAAATGAGTTTCCATCAATAGGGATTGCAGCAGATTTCTTTAATGCTGTAATTGGTATGTTCTTAGTTCTAGGTGCTAACTACATCAGTAGAAAAGTTTCTGAAACATCATTATTCTAA
- a CDS encoding carbohydrate ABC transporter permease yields MKRLDKTEIIFKIIAYTLTTLFAIAAIYPFIYVISASISGIKPVDGGEIVLLPKEIQFEAINYVISNKMYWITYANTLFYTFFGTVWSMFVSLTGAYALSKSRLLFKRQINFYLVFTMWFSAGMIPTYLNFIRLGVNSRWGIVIGTGINIFNVILLKNYFQGIPKEIEEAATIDGASEFQLLSGIYIPMSKAAIATVTLFYGLGRWNTYFWSRMLLEERTDWPLQVFMRVFLEDAESLEGGTVGNFSNTSAIYAMIVFSILPIIIIYPYIQKYFAKGVNVGGVKE; encoded by the coding sequence ATGAAAAGACTAGATAAAACAGAAATTATATTTAAAATTATTGCCTATACTTTAACAACACTCTTTGCTATAGCAGCTATATATCCATTTATATATGTTATATCAGCATCTATTTCTGGGATTAAACCAGTTGATGGTGGAGAAATTGTATTACTTCCTAAAGAAATACAGTTTGAAGCAATTAACTATGTTATTTCTAATAAGATGTATTGGATTACATATGCTAACACATTATTTTATACATTTTTTGGAACAGTTTGGAGCATGTTTGTTTCGCTAACTGGTGCATATGCACTTTCAAAATCCAGATTATTATTTAAAAGACAAATTAATTTTTATTTAGTATTCACAATGTGGTTTAGTGCAGGGATGATTCCAACCTATTTAAATTTCATTAGACTTGGAGTAAATAGTAGATGGGGAATTGTCATTGGCACGGGTATCAATATATTTAATGTTATCTTACTTAAAAACTACTTCCAGGGTATTCCAAAGGAAATAGAAGAAGCAGCAACCATTGATGGAGCAAGTGAATTTCAATTACTTTCAGGAATCTATATACCGATGTCTAAAGCAGCAATTGCTACCGTTACATTGTTTTATGGATTAGGAAGATGGAATACATATTTTTGGAGTCGTATGTTATTAGAAGAAAGAACAGACTGGCCATTGCAAGTTTTCATGAGGGTATTTTTAGAAGATGCAGAGTCATTGGAAGGAGGGACAGTAGGAAATTTTTCTAATACCTCAGCTATATACGCAATGATAGTCTTTTCAATATTACCAATTATAATTATTTACCCATATATTCAAAAATATTTTGCTAAAGGCGTAAACGTCGGTGGCGTAAAAGAATAA
- a CDS encoding carbohydrate ABC transporter subunit, extracellular solute-binding protein produces MKKIFSLVVAILLGITLVACTEDKKVDDVQTINVAINNKKETILYKQADSYVGPDNVTYTYGQLKPVWAEVQKKLNVKLVDKASDNDDDSSPMFKRLSELSKPFDGVDVLTGNSADFINTGPKNLIVPLSDHLAKMPNLARYLDENPNIEKQLKAADGKIYHTPYVDSYGDIVSNFMMRLDWVEKLLDDELPAVGKDTAILQSTFTPTLPEALNTKILVPKADGAGTTEVTKNYTQNILTVQNNLSNKTGLELLKALRNHIDSTYGDTYAKRSDLFISSQAAYDADELIALMRVVKYNPKFLTNDRTENITVFTPRTGKGTDHRLVARIAQIWGVRGVESSFQWTWADIEGKLHDARVEDEMYVAFERLHAMYKEGLIQEDYDKGYNNDLNSEWRKELLTRGNMFMSYDIPSTSSGFAKGDELTGRYETVLPPAVKWNTGETNEYEYFHFTESINNLKTGGWGIPAKAFNDSSQEKRDKIFELMDYFFSQEGSDLISFGPEAWRDGKFIYTDGKEYVKLSDKTIADMQNNNLRSSGNWSNYMRMYVGATFTVGHSRPGALAYQNLTEQGKSGVNRLGLAIKAGTYKIATFDKVDNPWYMALPSSFPISPDEDAFMKEHQALVLKTQFGSNIQPKWTLLIKYGWGDPKTSEWGTKKDISDARKEFEDYWLTVYQKYYTEFFGN; encoded by the coding sequence ATGAAAAAAATATTTTCACTTGTTGTTGCAATATTACTAGGAATCACACTTGTTGCGTGTACTGAAGATAAAAAAGTAGATGATGTACAAACTATTAATGTAGCAATTAACAATAAAAAAGAAACGATTTTATATAAACAAGCAGATTCATATGTTGGACCAGATAATGTTACGTATACATATGGTCAATTGAAGCCAGTTTGGGCGGAAGTTCAGAAAAAATTAAATGTTAAACTAGTGGATAAAGCATCAGATAATGATGATGATTCATCACCCATGTTTAAAAGATTGTCTGAACTTAGTAAACCATTTGATGGCGTAGATGTATTAACTGGAAATAGTGCGGACTTTATTAATACAGGTCCTAAAAATTTAATTGTTCCATTAAGTGATCATCTTGCAAAAATGCCGAATTTAGCTAGATATTTAGATGAAAATCCAAATATAGAAAAGCAATTAAAGGCGGCAGACGGAAAAATATATCATACGCCATATGTTGACAGCTATGGTGATATTGTAAGTAATTTCATGATGAGACTTGATTGGGTTGAAAAACTATTAGATGATGAGTTACCTGCTGTAGGAAAAGATACTGCTATTTTACAAAGTACTTTTACACCAACCCTACCTGAGGCGCTTAACACTAAGATATTAGTGCCTAAAGCTGATGGCGCTGGAACAACCGAAGTTACTAAAAATTATACTCAAAATATTTTGACAGTTCAAAATAATCTATCTAATAAAACAGGACTAGAATTACTAAAAGCATTAAGAAACCATATAGATTCAACATATGGAGATACATATGCTAAAAGATCTGATTTATTTATTAGCTCACAGGCAGCTTATGATGCTGATGAATTAATCGCATTAATGAGAGTTGTGAAGTATAATCCTAAGTTTTTAACAAATGATAGAACAGAAAATATTACAGTATTTACTCCTAGAACAGGAAAAGGAACTGATCATAGATTAGTTGCTAGAATTGCCCAAATATGGGGTGTAAGAGGCGTTGAATCAAGTTTCCAATGGACTTGGGCAGATATTGAAGGGAAACTTCATGATGCAAGAGTAGAAGATGAAATGTATGTAGCGTTTGAAAGATTACATGCAATGTATAAAGAAGGGCTAATTCAAGAGGATTATGATAAAGGTTATAATAATGATTTAAATAGCGAGTGGAGAAAAGAGTTATTAACTCGTGGAAACATGTTTATGTCATATGATATACCTTCAACCTCAAGTGGTTTTGCAAAAGGTGATGAACTAACTGGTAGATATGAAACAGTGCTACCACCAGCAGTTAAGTGGAATACTGGAGAAACAAACGAATATGAATACTTCCACTTTACAGAATCAATTAATAACTTAAAAACTGGTGGATGGGGAATCCCAGCCAAAGCATTTAATGATAGTAGCCAAGAAAAAAGAGATAAAATCTTTGAACTGATGGATTATTTCTTTTCACAAGAAGGTTCAGATTTAATCAGTTTTGGTCCAGAAGCATGGCGTGATGGTAAATTTATTTATACAGATGGTAAAGAGTACGTTAAATTATCAGATAAGACAATTGCTGATATGCAAAATAACAATTTAAGATCATCTGGTAATTGGAGTAATTATATGCGTATGTATGTCGGAGCTACCTTTACAGTTGGACATTCAAGACCTGGTGCCTTAGCATATCAAAATTTAACAGAACAAGGTAAGAGTGGAGTAAATAGACTAGGTCTAGCCATTAAAGCAGGTACTTATAAGATTGCTACGTTTGATAAAGTAGATAATCCATGGTATATGGCATTACCATCAAGTTTTCCAATTTCACCAGATGAAGATGCATTTATGAAAGAGCATCAAGCACTTGTATTAAAAACACAATTTGGCTCAAATATACAGCCTAAATGGACTTTGTTGATTAAATATGGTTGGGGAGATCCAAAAACAAGTGAATGGGGAACTAAAAAAGATATTAGTGATGCTAGAAAAGAATTTGAAGATTATTGGCTAACTGTTTATCAAAAATATTATACAGAATTTTTCGGTAACTAA
- a CDS encoding ABC transporter ATP-binding protein: MQIELKNINKVYPNGVQAVYDFNLSIKSGEFVVLVGPSGCGKSTTLRMVAGLEEITRGDFLMDDRKMNELAPKDRNIAMVFQNYALYAHMTVYHNMAFSLSLRKENSDYIHERVLWAADILGLTPYLNRKPAHLSGGQRQRVAVGRAMVRNPKIFLFDEPLSNLDAKLRESMRKELKLLHHRLKTTILYVTHDQTEALTLADKIVIMKDGYIQQVGTPVEIYQDPANVFVAEFIGTPSMNLVEATVISDRELKIGKKIYQFKTNKKALDDYIGKKIVFGVRAENIVITKGKEYIISQYELLGSSGLVYFDLEGHQFIAKSHARNIYQSEDEIGIDFDMEKVYLFDQTTQERIYF; this comes from the coding sequence ATGCAAATAGAACTTAAAAATATAAATAAAGTTTATCCTAATGGTGTACAAGCCGTTTATGATTTTAATTTGTCTATTAAAAGTGGAGAATTTGTAGTTTTAGTAGGACCATCTGGATGCGGTAAATCAACAACACTAAGGATGGTTGCGGGTCTAGAAGAAATTACTAGGGGTGATTTTTTAATGGATGATAGAAAAATGAATGAGTTAGCACCTAAAGATAGAAATATTGCAATGGTATTTCAAAATTATGCTCTATATGCACATATGACTGTTTATCATAATATGGCTTTCAGTTTATCTTTAAGAAAAGAAAACTCAGATTATATTCATGAAAGAGTGTTGTGGGCAGCAGATATTTTAGGACTTACCCCGTATTTAAATAGGAAACCAGCACATCTATCTGGTGGACAAAGACAAAGAGTTGCTGTTGGTCGTGCAATGGTTAGAAACCCTAAAATATTCCTATTTGATGAACCGCTTTCTAATCTTGATGCAAAACTTAGGGAAAGCATGAGAAAAGAATTAAAACTTTTACATCATAGGTTAAAAACGACTATATTATATGTTACTCATGATCAAACGGAAGCCTTAACACTAGCTGATAAAATAGTCATTATGAAAGATGGGTACATTCAACAAGTAGGAACGCCAGTAGAAATATATCAAGATCCAGCTAACGTATTTGTTGCTGAATTTATTGGAACTCCATCAATGAATTTGGTAGAGGCAACTGTTATCAGTGATAGAGAACTTAAAATAGGTAAAAAAATATACCAGTTTAAGACAAATAAAAAAGCTCTTGATGATTATATAGGAAAAAAAATAGTTTTTGGAGTTAGAGCTGAAAATATAGTTATTACCAAAGGAAAAGAATATATAATATCTCAATATGAATTATTAGGGTCATCTGGTTTGGTGTATTTTGATTTAGAAGGGCATCAATTTATTGCTAAAAGTCATGCTAGAAATATTTATCAGTCAGAAGATGAAATAGGAATAGATTTTGATATGGAAAAAGTGTATCTATTTGATCAAACGACACAAGAAAGAATTTACTTCTAA
- a CDS encoding LacI family DNA-binding transcriptional regulator produces MSITMKEIAVLAGVSQGTVDRVFHDRGGVSKKTKEKILRIAKENNYQHNIYARALVNSNKKYKIGIVLNSIGNDFFINVIKGIKEAALKHQNDGIEIIIEEMKGYNPLSQIKLIDKLLDKTIDSLILTPINDPLIIDYLDKLEVPLITLNSDIDVRKIAFIGCDYYQNGQMAGDLALLLKDAKNILIVTGNVKQDGHKSRIEGFKERLEGKDIEIDILENQDDNLESYKIVKNHLEKNKVDLVYFNAGGIKGGIKAIKESNQNPEIITVDETVEVINAVKDKTVLATISQQPFKQGFKSVDTMVKYLLFHIKPNNRELYIENSIKSYSSKFEEEAE; encoded by the coding sequence ATGAGTATAACAATGAAAGAAATCGCTGTACTAGCAGGAGTTTCTCAAGGAACAGTTGATCGTGTATTTCACGATAGAGGCGGGGTAAGTAAAAAAACTAAAGAGAAAATATTAAGAATTGCAAAAGAGAATAATTACCAACATAATATTTATGCAAGAGCATTAGTTAATTCAAATAAAAAGTATAAGATAGGTATTGTACTTAATTCTATTGGGAATGATTTTTTTATAAATGTTATAAAAGGAATAAAAGAGGCAGCACTTAAACATCAAAACGACGGTATTGAAATTATCATCGAAGAAATGAAAGGATATAACCCATTAAGTCAAATCAAACTAATTGATAAACTCTTAGACAAAACTATTGATTCTCTGATATTAACTCCAATTAACGATCCATTAATCATTGACTACTTGGATAAACTAGAAGTACCTTTAATTACACTAAATAGTGATATTGATGTTAGAAAAATTGCATTTATTGGATGTGATTATTATCAGAATGGACAAATGGCAGGTGATTTAGCGCTGCTTTTAAAAGATGCTAAAAATATACTTATTGTGACTGGTAATGTCAAACAGGATGGTCATAAAAGCAGAATAGAAGGATTTAAAGAACGTCTAGAAGGCAAAGATATTGAAATAGACATTCTTGAAAACCAAGATGACAACTTAGAATCCTATAAAATTGTGAAAAATCATCTTGAAAAAAATAAAGTAGATTTAGTTTACTTTAACGCAGGTGGAATTAAAGGTGGAATCAAGGCAATTAAAGAATCCAATCAAAATCCTGAAATCATCACAGTTGATGAAACAGTTGAAGTCATCAACGCAGTTAAAGATAAAACAGTTTTAGCAACCATTAGTCAACAGCCTTTTAAACAAGGGTTTAAATCTGTTGATACAATGGTTAAATACTTGTTATTTCATATTAAACCAAATAACAGAGAGTTATACATTGAAAATAGTATTAAATCATATAGTTCAAAATTTGAGGAGGAAGCAGAATGA
- a CDS encoding glycoside hydrolase family 43 protein translates to MSLVTNPVLRGFNPDPSSVKVGDTIYIAVSTFEWMPGVRIYQTKDLVNYEYVTDILTKSDFRGNPRDCSVWAPQISYVDGEFYVLYTDVKSTLRPFKDLHNYLVKSKSITGPWSEPIYLNSSGFDPSLFHDGEKSYLLNCIWDYRHHEPNKSVGIIIQEFDRKTNKLIDTYKKIFDGTEAAKTEAPHIYKLNDYYYLITAEGGTGKDHQVTVCRSKNVFGPYELDPQTPLLTSKNHPELKLQCAGHASLITMDNGDMYIFHLTTRPLENNFAILGRETALQSVILKDGWLRLKEGGNLPYDTVEVKSTVKQVINHDFKDDFKHKLHHEWNTLRNYDLSFLDVTSNGLKMISQESMQSLFDISLIGKRITTYDFTAKTEVEFNPERFNQMAGIGLYLNAENFFYAYLTYDEKVGKCIRYFKKSANEFTLYDKVTPINETKVVLEVVSENNLVDILVNGNKQNINEKITFLSGGFTGLYVTLSVHDLDYRNGATATFKYFEYKGKERG, encoded by the coding sequence ATGAGTTTAGTAACTAATCCAGTATTAAGAGGATTTAATCCAGATCCGTCATCAGTTAAAGTAGGAGACACGATATATATAGCAGTATCCACATTTGAGTGGATGCCAGGTGTTAGAATATACCAAACAAAAGACTTAGTAAATTATGAGTATGTAACAGATATTCTTACAAAGTCAGATTTTAGAGGAAATCCGAGAGACTGTAGTGTTTGGGCACCTCAAATCAGTTATGTAGATGGTGAATTCTATGTACTATACACCGATGTAAAAAGTACTTTAAGACCCTTTAAAGATTTACATAATTATTTAGTTAAATCAAAGTCAATTACTGGTCCATGGTCAGAACCAATTTATTTAAATAGTAGTGGTTTTGATCCATCACTATTTCATGATGGAGAAAAAAGCTACCTTCTTAATTGTATTTGGGATTATAGACATCATGAACCGAATAAATCCGTAGGAATTATCATTCAAGAGTTTGATAGAAAAACAAACAAACTGATAGATACTTACAAAAAAATATTTGATGGCACGGAAGCTGCAAAAACAGAAGCACCACATATTTATAAATTAAATGATTATTACTATCTAATTACTGCAGAAGGCGGGACAGGAAAAGACCACCAAGTAACAGTATGTAGATCTAAAAACGTCTTTGGACCATATGAACTAGATCCTCAAACACCACTTTTAACATCAAAAAATCATCCAGAATTAAAACTTCAGTGTGCTGGACATGCTTCTCTTATAACAATGGATAATGGTGATATGTATATATTCCATTTAACAACAAGACCACTTGAAAATAATTTTGCTATTTTAGGAAGAGAAACAGCTTTGCAAAGCGTTATATTGAAAGATGGGTGGCTGCGTTTAAAAGAAGGTGGAAATTTACCTTATGACACTGTAGAAGTTAAATCAACTGTTAAGCAAGTTATCAATCATGATTTCAAAGATGATTTCAAACATAAACTACACCACGAATGGAATACACTAAGAAACTATGATTTAAGTTTTTTAGATGTTACAAGTAATGGACTAAAAATGATTAGTCAAGAATCCATGCAGTCTTTATTTGATATTAGTTTAATTGGAAAAAGAATCACAACATATGATTTTACTGCAAAAACTGAAGTAGAATTTAACCCAGAAAGATTCAATCAAATGGCTGGAATTGGCTTATATCTCAATGCGGAAAATTTCTTTTATGCATATTTAACATACGATGAAAAAGTAGGTAAGTGTATAAGATACTTTAAAAAATCAGCAAATGAATTTACATTATACGATAAAGTCACTCCTATTAATGAGACTAAAGTAGTATTAGAAGTAGTTTCTGAAAATAATTTAGTAGATATTCTTGTGAATGGGAACAAACAAAATATCAATGAGAAAATTACTTTCTTGTCTGGTGGGTTTACAGGATTATATGTAACTTTATCAGTTCATGACCTTGATTATAGAAATGGTGCTACAGCAACTTTTAAATACTTTGAATATAAAGGAAAAGAAAGAGGGTAG
- a CDS encoding glycoside hydrolase family 88/105 protein translates to MDDTIKTYIEKMMFEGTPKRPAWAYNKINSDNIYTLKWSYDDAVMINAFIRLYEVTGNKKYLSFSNEFFKAYVSEDGKMLGYELEKYNIDNLCAGYTLMDLYRYTKENRYKIAYETLFKQFKNHPRTEKGSFWHKLIYPNQVWLDGLYMGQPFYAKYLKENNDKLNDVYLQFENMKYQYNKEKKLYYHGYDDTKTIFWSDPKTGCSKNFWSRSMGWFLMAMVDVLEIEKNKKLAIQLKQAIDGILLYAKEGLIYQVIDREDVKGNYLETSGSAMLIYAMIKGHRLGALSEKYLIKGKEYLKNLVSRKLINNNLQDCNLVSGLGPESNLLRNGTVEYYLSEKKVNNDPKAIGPFLMAYAEYIESEKIK, encoded by the coding sequence TTGGATGATACAATAAAAACTTATATAGAAAAAATGATGTTTGAAGGAACACCTAAAAGACCTGCTTGGGCATACAATAAAATAAATTCTGATAATATATATACTTTAAAATGGAGTTATGATGACGCTGTTATGATAAATGCCTTTATTAGATTATATGAAGTAACCGGAAATAAAAAATATCTTAGCTTTTCAAATGAATTTTTTAAAGCCTATGTTTCAGAAGATGGAAAAATGTTAGGATATGAATTAGAAAAATATAATATTGATAATTTGTGCGCAGGATATACTTTAATGGATCTTTATAGATATACAAAAGAAAACAGATATAAAATAGCCTATGAAACATTATTTAAACAGTTTAAAAATCATCCTAGAACAGAAAAAGGAAGTTTCTGGCATAAACTTATTTATCCAAATCAAGTTTGGTTAGATGGGCTTTACATGGGTCAGCCTTTTTACGCAAAATACTTAAAAGAAAATAACGACAAACTGAATGATGTATACCTACAATTTGAAAATATGAAGTACCAATATAATAAAGAAAAAAAATTATACTATCATGGATATGATGATACAAAAACTATTTTTTGGTCAGATCCAAAAACAGGATGCTCTAAAAATTTTTGGAGTCGTTCTATGGGTTGGTTTTTAATGGCAATGGTAGATGTTCTAGAAATAGAAAAGAATAAAAAACTTGCAATACAACTAAAACAAGCGATAGATGGAATCTTACTTTATGCTAAGGAAGGCTTGATTTATCAAGTGATTGATAGAGAAGATGTTAAAGGAAACTATCTTGAAACAAGTGGATCAGCTATGCTCATCTATGCAATGATAAAAGGGCATAGACTAGGCGCATTAAGTGAAAAATACTTGATTAAAGGCAAAGAATATCTGAAAAATTTAGTTTCTAGGAAATTAATAAATAATAATTTACAAGACTGTAATTTAGTTTCTGGATTGGGCCCAGAAAGTAATTTATTAAGAAATGGTACTGTAGAATATTATTTAAGTGAGAAAAAAGTAAATAATGATCCTAAAGCAATTGGACCGTTTTTAATGGCTTATGCCGAATACATTGAAAGTGAGAAAATAAAATGA